A single genomic interval of Deltaproteobacteria bacterium harbors:
- a CDS encoding RNA polymerase sigma factor: MRQTAYLNPAATTAELAHAEGSEAALVAACARGDRASLSTLYLRYHRRIFSLLVRMAGRQEAEELCQEVFVRVFRSVGSFRGEAALGTWIYRLAMNVCLTHLSRRARRGEVLAALPVEPPAMQETRQGNPWLRDRLETALRELPPGYRAVLILHDVEGLNHQEIAEILGCRVGTSKSQLHKARSRMRELLAPWLSGGAIDP, translated from the coding sequence GTGCGACAGACCGCGTACCTCAACCCGGCGGCGACGACCGCGGAGCTCGCGCACGCCGAGGGTTCCGAGGCGGCCCTCGTGGCCGCGTGCGCTCGCGGGGACCGCGCATCGCTCTCGACCCTCTACCTTCGTTACCATCGACGCATCTTCAGCCTGCTCGTGCGGATGGCCGGGCGGCAGGAGGCGGAGGAGCTCTGCCAGGAGGTCTTCGTGCGGGTCTTCCGGAGCGTCGGAAGCTTTCGCGGGGAGGCCGCGCTCGGCACGTGGATCTATCGCCTGGCCATGAACGTGTGCTTGACGCACCTGTCCCGTCGCGCACGGCGGGGAGAGGTGCTCGCGGCGCTGCCCGTCGAGCCGCCGGCGATGCAGGAGACCCGCCAGGGGAACCCATGGCTTCGTGACCGTCTGGAGACGGCTCTGCGCGAGCTTCCCCCCGGCTACCGCGCGGTGCTGATCCTCCACGACGTCGAAGGGCTGAACCACCAAGAGATCGCCGAGATCCTCGGGTGCCGCGTCGGGACCTCGAAGAGCCAGCTCCACAAGGCGCGCAGCCGCATGCGCGAGCTCCTTGCGCCATGGCTGAGCGGCGGAGCGATCGACCCGTGA
- a CDS encoding zf-HC2 domain-containing protein, whose product MSCVRIQRRLSAFLDGELSPRRAAAVRRHLAECPGCDRAAGELRQLAQLAGRLATHEPSAELLPRILAAVPPERREIARSWGRGGWWLALGSAVAAAGMLVLVLHRKDLGERPEREAPPWAFSGARGGATNGRLLASAEQELTRAAARYRRAIQELRQMVAEDSHGWHAPQRQSYSRTLEMLEESVARSQELVRIAATDAGAHEVLFSAYRQQIDFMQASLLGGAAPSVAASPEPR is encoded by the coding sequence GTGAGCTGCGTCCGCATCCAGCGCCGGCTGAGCGCCTTCCTCGACGGCGAGCTCTCTCCCCGTCGGGCCGCGGCCGTGCGGCGCCACCTGGCCGAATGCCCGGGCTGCGACCGAGCCGCTGGGGAGCTCCGCCAGCTGGCCCAGCTCGCCGGGCGGCTCGCGACCCACGAGCCGTCCGCAGAGCTCCTGCCGCGCATCCTCGCGGCGGTGCCTCCGGAGCGACGCGAGATAGCCCGTTCGTGGGGGCGCGGGGGCTGGTGGCTCGCCCTCGGGTCTGCCGTCGCGGCGGCGGGCATGCTCGTCCTCGTGCTTCATCGAAAGGATCTCGGGGAGCGGCCGGAACGCGAGGCGCCGCCGTGGGCCTTCTCGGGGGCACGCGGAGGCGCCACGAACGGCCGGCTCCTGGCCTCCGCGGAGCAGGAGCTGACCCGGGCGGCCGCGCGCTATCGACGGGCGATCCAGGAGCTCCGCCAGATGGTCGCGGAGGACAGCCATGGCTGGCACGCGCCCCAGCGCCAGTCGTACTCCCGCACGCTCGAGATGCTCGAGGAGTCGGTGGCCCGCAGCCAGGAGCTCGTGCGAATCGCCGCCACGGACGCCGGGGCTCACGAGGTCCTCTTCTCCGCCTATCGCCAGCAGATCGACTTCATGCAGGCCAGCCTCCTC